The Peribacillus simplex genome contains a region encoding:
- the recA gene encoding recombinase RecA: MSDRQAALDMALKQIEKQFGKGSIMKLGEQSDRRISTISSGSLALDVALGVGGYPRGRVIEIYGPESSGKTTVALHAIAEVQKTGGTAAFIDAEHALDPAYSEKLGVNIDELLLSQPDTGEQALEIAEALVRSGAVDIIVIDSVAALVPKAEIEGEMGDSHMGLQARMMSQALRKLSGSINKSNTIAIFINQVREKIGVMFGNPETTPGGRALKFYSTVRLEVRRAEQLKQGNEIVGNKTKIKVVKNKVAPPFRQAEVDIMYGQGISQEGEIIDMGADLDIVLKSGSWYSYNEERVGQGRENAKLFLKENQDIAQEISQKIRDHYNLDGEHELPPEENEPEEHFELLD; this comes from the coding sequence GTGAGTGATCGTCAAGCGGCTTTAGATATGGCGTTAAAACAAATTGAAAAACAATTTGGTAAAGGTTCCATTATGAAACTTGGGGAACAGTCTGATCGTAGGATTTCAACGATTTCAAGCGGTTCTTTAGCATTGGACGTAGCATTGGGAGTGGGCGGATATCCAAGAGGCCGGGTCATTGAGATATATGGACCTGAAAGCTCCGGTAAAACGACTGTTGCATTACATGCTATTGCAGAGGTACAAAAGACTGGCGGCACGGCTGCATTCATTGATGCCGAGCATGCTTTAGATCCAGCATATTCAGAAAAACTTGGTGTGAATATCGATGAGTTACTGCTTTCACAGCCTGATACGGGTGAACAAGCCTTAGAGATTGCTGAAGCGTTAGTTCGAAGTGGAGCGGTGGATATCATTGTCATTGACTCGGTGGCAGCACTTGTTCCTAAAGCTGAAATCGAAGGCGAAATGGGAGATTCCCATATGGGTCTTCAAGCCCGGATGATGTCTCAGGCACTTAGAAAACTGTCTGGTTCCATTAATAAATCAAATACCATTGCCATTTTCATCAACCAAGTCCGTGAAAAAATCGGTGTTATGTTTGGGAATCCGGAAACGACTCCGGGAGGCCGGGCATTGAAGTTCTATTCAACTGTTCGTCTGGAAGTGCGCCGTGCGGAACAATTAAAACAAGGTAATGAAATCGTCGGTAATAAAACGAAAATCAAGGTTGTAAAAAACAAGGTTGCTCCACCATTCCGTCAAGCAGAGGTTGACATCATGTATGGTCAAGGGATTTCACAAGAAGGTGAAATCATTGATATGGGTGCAGATCTTGATATCGTCCTTAAAAGCGGCTCGTGGTATTCATACAATGAAGAGCGTGTCGGACAAGGTCGCGAAAATGCTAAGCTGTTCTTGAAAGAAAACCAGGATATCGCTCAGGAAATTTCTCAGAAAATCAGAGATCACTATAATCTCGATGGAGAGCATGAACTACCGCCAGAAGAAAATGAACCAGAAGAGCATTTTGAATTGCTTGATTAA
- a CDS encoding dipeptidase, translating to MAIFDAHCDVLMKMFIDPDISFTNSDELHITKRGLLDEGGKVQCFAIYIPEKVHPDMRFQAALAMVDIFHEKILSEPDMRFIKTRADIESLKEQEIGAMLTLEGCDCIGNDLLKLKTLIHLGVSSVGLTWNYANLVADGALETRGGGLTGFGTEVVALLNEKSIWCDLSHLSEAGFWDTLKLAEFPIASHSNAYHLCPHPRNLKDGQIKALLQKNGVIGVTFVPQFLSNGGSATIKDILKHIEHICSLGGERQIGLGSDFDGIEHMVENLMSYNDYHNLINELNRLYSSEFVKGLLFDNFTRNFPLEKVIS from the coding sequence TTGGCGATTTTTGATGCACATTGTGATGTGCTGATGAAAATGTTCATCGATCCGGATATTTCTTTTACGAATAGTGATGAATTACATATAACAAAGCGGGGATTATTGGATGAAGGGGGAAAAGTCCAATGTTTTGCAATATATATTCCTGAAAAAGTCCACCCTGATATGAGGTTTCAAGCGGCTTTGGCAATGGTGGATATTTTTCATGAAAAGATTTTATCAGAGCCGGATATGAGATTTATCAAGACCAGGGCAGACATCGAATCTTTAAAAGAACAGGAAATAGGTGCAATGCTAACTTTGGAAGGGTGCGATTGCATTGGGAATGATTTGTTAAAACTGAAAACACTTATTCATCTTGGCGTGTCCTCCGTAGGTCTAACTTGGAATTATGCTAACTTGGTAGCGGATGGGGCATTAGAAACAAGAGGAGGCGGCTTGACAGGGTTTGGAACAGAGGTAGTGGCCCTATTGAATGAGAAATCAATTTGGTGTGATTTATCCCATTTATCTGAAGCTGGATTTTGGGACACCCTAAAGTTGGCGGAATTCCCAATTGCCTCCCATTCGAATGCTTATCATCTTTGTCCGCATCCACGAAATTTAAAGGACGGGCAGATAAAGGCCCTTTTGCAGAAAAATGGGGTGATTGGCGTAACCTTTGTCCCGCAATTTCTTTCAAATGGCGGTTCGGCTACGATTAAGGATATCTTGAAACATATAGAGCATATATGCAGTTTGGGAGGGGAAAGACAAATTGGATTAGGGTCTGACTTCGATGGAATCGAACATATGGTAGAAAATTTAATGTCTTATAATGATTATCATAACTTAATCAATGAACTGAACAGGCTTTATTCCAGTGAGTTTGTAAAAGGTCTCCTTTTTGATAATTTCACTCGTAATTTTCCGCTTGAAAAGGTAATATCTTAA
- a CDS encoding TIGR00282 family metallophosphoesterase, producing MKLLFIGDVVGSPGRDMIQEYLPKLKEKYRPHITVINGENAASGRGITEKIYRSFLEWGAQAVTMGNHTWDNRDIFNFIDEAKYLVRPANFPDGAPGEGMKFLKLNHHEIAIINLQARTFMPDLDCPFKKAEELVAEARKKTPIIFVDFHGEATSEKQAMGWFLDGKVTAVVGTHTHVQTADNRILPAGTAYISDVGMTGPYDGILGMERGAVIHRFLTSLPVRFEVPKEGRTLLSGVLLEIDDKTGKAIKIERILINEDHPFYQ from the coding sequence ATGAAATTGCTATTTATTGGAGATGTAGTAGGGTCTCCCGGTCGTGACATGATCCAAGAATACCTTCCTAAGTTAAAAGAAAAGTATCGTCCGCATATCACGGTCATCAATGGCGAGAATGCAGCAAGCGGCCGGGGAATTACAGAAAAGATATACCGCAGTTTTTTAGAGTGGGGAGCGCAGGCGGTGACCATGGGAAATCATACATGGGATAATCGTGATATTTTCAACTTTATCGATGAAGCGAAATATCTCGTCCGTCCAGCTAACTTTCCAGACGGGGCACCTGGAGAAGGAATGAAATTTTTAAAATTGAACCATCATGAAATAGCGATCATCAATTTGCAAGCGAGAACGTTCATGCCTGATTTGGACTGCCCTTTCAAAAAGGCGGAAGAACTCGTGGCGGAGGCCCGAAAAAAGACACCGATCATCTTTGTCGATTTTCATGGAGAAGCTACGAGTGAAAAGCAAGCTATGGGGTGGTTCCTGGATGGGAAGGTTACAGCCGTTGTCGGTACACACACACACGTCCAGACTGCCGATAACCGTATATTACCTGCAGGCACCGCTTACATATCAGATGTAGGCATGACAGGACCATATGATGGCATCCTTGGTATGGAAAGAGGGGCAGTCATCCATCGGTTCCTAACTAGCCTTCCTGTTCGTTTTGAAGTGCCAAAAGAGGGTCGGACCCTATTAAGTGGGGTTCTCCTTGAAATTGATGATAAAACCGGCAAGGCAATAAAAATAGAAAGGATACTGATTAACGAAGATCATCCTTTTTATCAATGA
- the tdh gene encoding L-threonine 3-dehydrogenase — MRGKMKAIVKHHRGYGAQLQVVDIPDIRDDEVLIRVRMTSICGTDIHIFTWDEWSQGRVSPPYVFGHEFAGEVIEIGARVSNVSVGDCVSAETHIVCGTCRQCLTGKFHICQKTNIIGVDKQGCFAEYIALPAKNLWKNPSDMPLDIATIQEPMGNAVHSVLAGEVLGKRVAIIGCGPIGLMAIAVAKAAGADKVFALDINDYRLQLAKKMGATDLIHSIKQDPLEITRGLTSEDGVDVVCEMSGNPAAIQQGFKMATNGGRISILSLPSKPVTLNITEDIVFKGLTVQGITGRKMFATWQQVSSLLESGKVDVKPMITHRFSLSDFEKGFELMIKGQCGKVLLIP, encoded by the coding sequence TTGAGAGGTAAAATGAAAGCCATCGTCAAACACCACCGAGGTTATGGGGCCCAATTACAAGTGGTCGATATACCGGATATTCGTGATGACGAGGTCTTGATTAGAGTGAGGATGACCTCAATCTGCGGAACGGATATTCATATTTTCACGTGGGATGAATGGTCACAGGGAAGAGTGAGTCCGCCATACGTATTTGGGCACGAATTTGCTGGGGAAGTAATCGAGATAGGGGCAAGGGTCAGCAATGTTTCAGTTGGTGATTGTGTATCTGCCGAAACACATATCGTTTGCGGTACATGCAGGCAGTGTTTAACTGGTAAATTCCATATTTGTCAAAAAACGAACATTATCGGTGTTGATAAACAAGGGTGCTTTGCAGAGTATATAGCTCTGCCAGCCAAAAATTTATGGAAAAATCCAAGTGATATGCCACTCGATATAGCTACCATCCAAGAACCGATGGGTAATGCAGTCCATTCCGTGCTGGCTGGGGAGGTGCTGGGTAAAAGGGTGGCAATAATCGGCTGTGGTCCAATTGGGCTTATGGCAATTGCTGTTGCAAAGGCCGCAGGAGCTGATAAAGTATTCGCTCTGGATATTAATGATTATCGACTTCAGCTTGCAAAAAAGATGGGTGCTACAGACCTCATTCATTCAATTAAACAGGATCCATTGGAAATCACGAGAGGACTCACAAGTGAGGATGGGGTGGATGTTGTTTGCGAAATGAGCGGTAATCCTGCAGCTATCCAACAAGGGTTTAAGATGGCGACGAATGGTGGAAGAATATCAATACTAAGTCTGCCTTCTAAGCCCGTCACGCTTAATATAACGGAGGATATTGTATTCAAGGGCCTTACTGTCCAAGGGATAACCGGGAGGAAGATGTTTGCAACCTGGCAACAGGTTTCAAGTCTGCTTGAAAGTGGCAAGGTTGATGTAAAACCAATGATTACCCACCGTTTTTCACTAAGCGATTTTGAAAAGGGATTTGAACTGATGATCAAAGGTCAGTGCGGTAAGGTTCTCCTTATTCCTTAA
- a CDS encoding 2-oxoacid:acceptor oxidoreductase subunit alpha, translating into MINQLSWKVGGQQGEGIESTGEIFCIALNRLGYYLYGYRHFSSRIKGGHTNNKIRVSTTETRAISDDLDILVAFDQETIDVNYKELREGGIIIADAKFKPVCPEDTKAELYIVPFTEIAAELGTSLMKNMVAIGATCAVLGMEISVFNDVVDEIFGRKGEEIVKKNMDAITAGYKAMEVLLGEKLGAMELEKADGQKRMFMIGNDAIALGAVAGGCRFMAAYPITPASEIMEYLIKKLPQFGGTVIQTEDEIAAATMAIGANYGGVRAITASAGPGLSLKMEAIGLAGITETPIVIVDTQRGGPSTGLPTKQEQSDLMAMIYGTHGEIPKIVMAPSTVEEAFYDTAEAFNLAEEYQCPVIVLSDLQLSLGKQTVQPLDYGKVEIRRGKLVDFEIEESEKKSYFKRYEVTEDGVSPRVVPGMKNGIHHVTGVEHDETGRPSETALNRKLQMDKRMRKLNNLTNTFQTPVYKNTPHEEADLLILGFNSTRGTIDEAIGRLETDGMKVNHAHIRLIHPFPADEVLSLVQSAKKVVVIENNATGQLANIIKMNVGHVNKIKSILKYDGNPFLPHEIHTQCKEMFEYGNV; encoded by the coding sequence ATGATCAATCAACTTTCATGGAAAGTTGGCGGACAACAAGGTGAAGGTATTGAAAGTACAGGAGAAATATTCTGTATTGCCCTCAATCGCTTAGGTTATTACTTGTATGGCTACCGTCATTTCTCATCCCGAATCAAGGGTGGACACACGAATAATAAAATTCGTGTAAGTACTACGGAAACTCGTGCTATCTCTGATGATTTAGACATCTTAGTTGCTTTTGACCAAGAAACAATTGACGTCAATTATAAAGAATTACGTGAGGGTGGCATCATAATCGCGGATGCAAAATTCAAACCTGTCTGCCCAGAAGATACAAAGGCAGAATTATATATTGTTCCATTTACGGAAATAGCAGCCGAATTAGGAACATCATTAATGAAAAATATGGTGGCGATCGGCGCGACATGTGCTGTGCTAGGAATGGAAATTTCCGTATTCAACGATGTGGTTGATGAAATATTCGGCCGTAAAGGTGAAGAAATCGTTAAGAAGAATATGGATGCCATTACTGCTGGCTATAAGGCAATGGAAGTGTTGCTTGGAGAAAAACTGGGAGCAATGGAACTGGAAAAGGCAGACGGCCAAAAACGAATGTTCATGATCGGTAACGATGCCATCGCTTTAGGCGCAGTTGCAGGCGGTTGCCGCTTCATGGCAGCTTACCCGATAACTCCGGCCTCTGAAATTATGGAATACTTAATTAAAAAACTTCCTCAATTTGGTGGGACGGTCATACAGACTGAAGATGAAATCGCGGCGGCTACAATGGCAATCGGTGCAAACTACGGTGGTGTACGTGCCATCACAGCTTCAGCTGGACCTGGACTTTCCTTGAAAATGGAAGCGATTGGTTTAGCGGGCATTACTGAAACGCCAATTGTCATCGTCGATACTCAACGTGGCGGTCCATCTACGGGACTTCCTACAAAACAGGAGCAATCCGATTTAATGGCGATGATTTATGGTACACATGGTGAAATACCTAAAATCGTCATGGCTCCGAGTACTGTTGAGGAAGCTTTTTATGATACGGCAGAAGCATTCAACCTTGCAGAGGAATATCAATGTCCAGTTATCGTTTTATCCGACCTACAGCTATCATTAGGTAAACAAACGGTTCAGCCGCTTGATTACGGCAAAGTGGAGATAAGACGCGGAAAATTGGTTGACTTTGAAATCGAAGAGTCTGAAAAAAAATCTTACTTCAAACGTTATGAAGTAACGGAAGACGGAGTCTCACCACGTGTAGTGCCTGGTATGAAAAATGGAATTCACCATGTTACAGGTGTTGAACATGATGAAACGGGCAGACCTTCCGAGACGGCATTGAATCGTAAATTGCAAATGGATAAACGGATGCGTAAGTTGAATAATTTAACTAACACATTCCAAACACCAGTATACAAAAACACACCGCATGAAGAAGCGGATTTATTAATTCTTGGCTTTAACTCAACACGCGGGACGATTGATGAAGCGATCGGCCGGTTAGAAACGGATGGAATGAAAGTGAATCATGCGCATATCCGTTTGATTCATCCTTTCCCAGCAGATGAAGTCCTATCATTGGTGCAAAGTGCTAAGAAAGTAGTAGTTATTGAAAATAATGCGACTGGACAATTGGCTAATATTATCAAGATGAATGTTGGACATGTTAATAAAATTAAAAGCATCCTAAAATATGATGGCAACCCATTCCTCCCGCATGAAATTCACACACAATGCAAGGAGATGTTCGAATATGGCAACGTTTAA
- the rny gene encoding ribonuclease Y codes for MEPMTIIFTLLGLIVGAVVGYFIHKSKFESKIAGAKGSAEHILEDAKREAEALKKEALLEAKDEIHKVRADSDREARERRNELQKQENRLLQREENLDRKDETLDKRESLLEKKEDSLNQRQQHIEEMESKVDETVRKQQTELERVSGLTREEAKAIIIDRMENELAHDVALMIKESDTRAKEEADKKAKEVLSLAIQRCAADHVAETTVSVVNLPNDEMKGRIIGREGRNIRTLETLTGIDLIIDDTPEAVILSGFDPIRRETARLALEKLVQDGRIHPARIEEMVDKARREVDEHIREIGEQTTFEVGVHGLHPDLIKILGRLKFRTSYGQNVLKHSIEVAQLSGLLAAELGEDEVLARRAGLLHDIGKAIDHEVEGSHVEIGVELATKYKEHPTVINSIASHHGDTEPTSIISVLVAAADALSAARPGARSETLENYIRRLEKLEEISESYDGVEKSFAIQAGREVRILVKPEQIDDLSAHRLARDIRKRIEEELDYPGHIKVTVIRETRAVEYAK; via the coding sequence ATGGAACCCATGACAATCATCTTCACTTTGCTTGGCCTAATCGTCGGTGCAGTTGTTGGTTATTTTATTCACAAATCAAAATTTGAGAGTAAAATAGCAGGGGCAAAGGGCTCTGCAGAACACATCCTTGAGGATGCGAAACGTGAAGCGGAAGCACTTAAGAAAGAAGCCTTGTTGGAAGCAAAAGATGAAATTCATAAAGTTCGTGCCGATTCGGATCGGGAAGCCCGTGAAAGAAGGAACGAATTACAAAAACAAGAAAATCGGTTATTGCAAAGAGAAGAGAATCTGGACCGCAAGGATGAAACGTTAGACAAACGTGAGAGCCTTTTGGAGAAAAAAGAAGATTCTCTAAACCAAAGACAACAGCATATTGAAGAGATGGAAAGCAAAGTGGACGAGACGGTTCGTAAGCAGCAAACAGAGCTTGAACGTGTTTCCGGTTTAACTCGTGAAGAAGCTAAAGCAATCATTATCGACCGAATGGAAAACGAGCTGGCTCACGATGTAGCGCTTATGATTAAAGAAAGTGATACCCGTGCCAAAGAAGAAGCTGATAAAAAAGCAAAAGAAGTCCTTTCTCTTGCCATTCAGCGTTGTGCGGCTGATCATGTTGCAGAAACCACCGTTTCTGTAGTAAATCTTCCAAACGATGAAATGAAAGGACGGATAATCGGACGTGAAGGACGAAATATCCGGACGTTAGAAACGCTAACAGGTATTGACCTTATTATTGATGATACTCCTGAAGCTGTCATTTTATCCGGATTCGATCCAATTAGACGGGAAACGGCACGCTTGGCTCTTGAGAAACTTGTTCAGGACGGACGGATCCATCCGGCTCGCATTGAAGAAATGGTTGACAAAGCAAGACGTGAGGTAGACGAACATATTCGTGAAATTGGTGAACAAACAACTTTTGAAGTTGGAGTTCACGGTCTCCATCCAGATCTCATCAAAATACTAGGACGTTTGAAGTTCCGTACCAGTTATGGGCAAAACGTACTTAAACATTCAATTGAAGTGGCCCAGCTTTCAGGTTTACTGGCAGCTGAGCTTGGTGAGGATGAAGTTCTTGCCCGCCGTGCAGGTTTATTGCATGATATTGGGAAAGCGATTGATCATGAAGTGGAAGGCAGTCATGTTGAAATTGGCGTTGAATTAGCAACCAAATATAAGGAGCATCCAACTGTCATTAACAGCATCGCTTCACATCATGGCGATACGGAACCAACTTCCATCATATCAGTGCTTGTGGCTGCCGCTGATGCATTATCAGCTGCAAGACCGGGAGCTAGAAGTGAAACGCTTGAAAATTACATTAGAAGACTTGAAAAACTTGAGGAAATTTCCGAATCCTATGATGGAGTGGAAAAATCTTTTGCGATTCAAGCCGGACGAGAAGTGCGGATTCTAGTGAAACCAGAACAAATCGATGATCTTTCGGCCCATCGACTCGCACGTGATATCCGGAAAAGGATTGAAGAAGAGCTCGATTACCCGGGTCATATAAAAGTCACGGTCATCCGTGAAACAAGAGCAGTCGAATACGCCAAATAA
- a CDS encoding 2-oxoacid:ferredoxin oxidoreductase subunit beta codes for MATFKEFRNDVKPNWCPGCGDFSVQAAMQRAAANVGLEPENLAVVSGIGCSGRISGYIKSYGFHGIHGRSLPIAQGVKMANRELTVIASGGDGDGFAIGMGHTIHAIRRNIDITYIVMDNQIYGLTKGQTSPRSAAGFKTKSTPEGSIEQAVSPMELALSAGATFVAQSFSTDLKDLTAIIEAGINHKGFSFINVFSPCVTYNKINTYDWFKQNLTKLNTIEGYDSSNKEQAMQTLMQHDSLVTGIIYQDSSRPSYQELVPGYAEKSLNKSDLTLDQAHFDKLVAEFM; via the coding sequence ATGGCAACGTTTAAAGAGTTTCGGAATGATGTAAAACCTAACTGGTGTCCTGGCTGCGGAGATTTCTCCGTTCAGGCTGCCATGCAGCGTGCGGCAGCGAATGTAGGATTGGAGCCGGAGAATTTGGCCGTAGTTTCCGGTATCGGCTGTTCAGGTCGTATATCGGGTTACATCAAGTCCTATGGTTTCCATGGCATCCATGGCCGCTCACTGCCAATTGCCCAAGGAGTAAAAATGGCCAACCGTGAATTGACCGTTATAGCTTCAGGCGGTGACGGAGATGGTTTTGCGATCGGGATGGGACACACAATCCATGCGATCCGCCGTAATATCGATATTACGTATATCGTCATGGATAACCAGATTTATGGATTGACAAAAGGCCAGACTTCTCCTAGATCCGCTGCTGGATTTAAAACCAAATCCACTCCAGAAGGATCAATAGAACAAGCAGTTTCACCTATGGAATTAGCATTGTCAGCTGGTGCTACGTTTGTCGCCCAAAGCTTTTCCACTGACTTGAAAGACCTGACGGCGATCATTGAAGCAGGGATAAACCATAAAGGGTTCTCCTTTATCAATGTTTTCTCTCCTTGCGTAACATATAATAAGATCAATACGTATGATTGGTTTAAACAAAACTTAACTAAATTGAACACGATCGAAGGCTATGATTCATCAAATAAAGAACAGGCCATGCAGACTTTGATGCAACATGACAGCCTAGTGACAGGGATTATTTATCAAGACTCTTCACGCCCTTCGTACCAGGAATTAGTGCCAGGGTATGCTGAAAAATCGTTAAATAAATCAGATCTGACACTGGATCAAGCGCACTTTGATAAGCTTGTTGCGGAATTTATGTAA
- the spoVS gene encoding stage V sporulation protein SpoVS: protein MEILKVSAKSNPNSVAGALAGVLRERGAAEIQAIGAGALNQAVKAVAIARGFVAPSGVDLICIPAFTDILIDGEERTAIKLIIEPR, encoded by the coding sequence ATGGAAATATTAAAAGTTTCAGCAAAATCTAATCCTAATTCTGTAGCAGGCGCACTAGCGGGAGTGCTCAGGGAAAGAGGAGCAGCCGAAATTCAAGCAATCGGTGCAGGTGCGTTAAATCAAGCCGTCAAGGCAGTAGCAATCGCGAGAGGGTTTGTCGCACCTAGTGGAGTCGACTTGATTTGTATTCCTGCCTTTACAGATATACTTATTGATGGCGAAGAGAGAACGGCAATAAAACTAATCATTGAACCAAGATAA